Proteins from a genomic interval of Polaribacter sp. Q13:
- the gltB gene encoding glutamate synthase large subunit yields the protein MEKQGLYLPEFEHENCGAGFICNLNGEKTNQIIHDALEILEKLEHRGGVSADGKTGDGAGILIDIPHDYFKRVCDFPIPEQREYAVGMVFLPKVTNQYDFCKTTFENEIKEQGLEILGWREVPVDSFQLGEIALASEPNIEQLFIGKTEEINEATFKAKLYAARKIAEHAIRKSKISESKYFYIPSLSLTTIIYKGIIMPEDIGPYYKDLQEIDLVTRLALVHQRFSTNTMPTWELAQPFRHMCQNGEINTLRGNVSRMRVREEIMKSDVFGPQIDKLFPIILPGKSDSASMDMVVELLTHTGRSLPEIMMMMIPEAWEKHATMSKERKAFYEYNGCIMEPWDGPASVPFTDGDYIGALLDRNGLRPSRYTITKSGSLIMSSEIGVVDVAPEDVKEHGRLEPGKMFLVDMNEGRIIEDEEIKSKIVSERPYQEWLDNSRLHLKDVPYNGETCPIESIDIKTRLSLFNYTFEDIQEVITPMAIVGKEALGSMGIDTPLAVLSDRPQLISNYFKQLFAQVTNPPLDGIREEIVTDISLNLGKDRNIFSITDRQCRKLRIQNPVISNADLEKIRNIDIESFKAETIQMLYPKAQGLNGLEDALDAIVVKIEKALDKKNNIIILSDRGVNKELAPIPALLACSFVNHQLNRLRKRSHFDIIIESAEPREPHHFATLFGYGASAVNPYMVNEIIRMQVKEGFITGMDEQGAVDNFNKAIGKGILKVMNKIGISTLHSYRGSQIFEIVGFNSQFVQKYFPYTASRIEGIGLYEVEKEIDQRYKQAYPEKHIDKNLALNVGGDYRWRRNGERHLFNPTTVAKLQQAVRLSDQKSYDVYAKTINEQSESLMTIRGLFQFDNLDPIPLEEVEDWTEIVKRFKTGAMSYGSISREAHENLAIAMNRIGGKSNSGEGGEDRKRFQKDINGDSRNSAIKQVASGRFGVTSHYLSSAKEIQIKMAQGAKPGEGGQLPGAKVLPWIAAARNSTPFVGLISPPPHHDIYSIEDLAQLIYDLKNANREARINVKLVSEVGVGTIAAGVAKAKADVVLISGYDGGTGASPLTSLKHAGLPWELGLAEAQQTLVMNDLRSRIVVECDGQLKTGRDVAIAALLGAEEFGFATAPLVASGCIMMRKCHLNTCPVGIATQDKELRKNFKGTPEHVINFFFYIAEELRGIMAQLGFRTLAEMVGQTHKINANHAIKHYKAKGLDLSSILHRPTAYRSMIVKNTEKQDHNLEGVLDFTILKDSHRALYRKEKMNLAYPIKNTNRTVGAIVSNEISKIYGHLGLPEDTLNINFTGSAGQSFGAFAAHGLTFILDGNTNDYLGKGLSGAKLIVKKPAKADFLAENNIIVGNVCMFGAVAGEAYINGIAGERFAVRNSGATAVVEGVGDHCCEYMTGGKVVVLGRTGRNFAAGMSGGIAYVYDPENKFINGLCNTETIEFEDISEEVAAELKASIEKHVLYTNSSRGAALLADWDTSLKNFVKVMPTEYKKALKRLETEEPMFEELTIA from the coding sequence ATGGAGAAACAAGGATTATACTTACCAGAGTTTGAACACGAAAATTGCGGTGCCGGTTTTATCTGTAATTTGAATGGAGAAAAAACGAATCAAATTATACATGATGCCCTAGAAATTCTAGAAAAACTAGAACATAGAGGGGGTGTTAGTGCAGATGGAAAAACAGGAGATGGCGCCGGAATATTGATAGACATCCCTCATGATTACTTTAAAAGAGTGTGTGATTTTCCTATTCCAGAACAGAGAGAATATGCTGTTGGAATGGTGTTTCTTCCAAAAGTTACCAATCAATATGACTTTTGTAAAACTACATTTGAAAACGAAATAAAAGAACAAGGCCTTGAAATCTTAGGATGGAGAGAAGTACCTGTAGATTCTTTTCAATTAGGAGAAATTGCGTTAGCATCTGAACCAAATATAGAACAACTCTTTATTGGTAAAACAGAAGAAATTAACGAAGCTACCTTCAAAGCAAAACTATATGCTGCAAGAAAAATAGCAGAACATGCTATCAGAAAATCTAAAATTTCTGAAAGCAAATATTTTTACATTCCTAGTTTATCTTTAACTACTATTATCTATAAAGGTATTATTATGCCAGAAGATATTGGACCTTATTATAAAGATTTACAAGAAATAGACTTAGTTACACGTTTGGCTTTAGTACACCAACGTTTTTCTACCAACACGATGCCAACTTGGGAGTTAGCACAACCTTTTAGACACATGTGTCAGAATGGTGAAATTAACACGTTACGTGGTAATGTTAGTAGAATGCGTGTACGAGAAGAAATCATGAAAAGTGATGTATTCGGTCCACAAATAGACAAATTATTCCCAATTATATTACCAGGAAAATCAGATTCTGCTTCTATGGATATGGTGGTTGAGCTATTAACTCACACCGGTCGTTCATTACCAGAAATTATGATGATGATGATACCAGAAGCCTGGGAAAAACATGCAACAATGTCTAAAGAGCGCAAAGCTTTTTATGAATACAATGGTTGTATCATGGAACCTTGGGATGGACCTGCATCTGTACCTTTTACAGACGGAGATTATATCGGTGCCTTATTAGATAGAAACGGATTAAGACCTTCTAGATATACTATTACCAAAAGTGGTAGTTTAATTATGTCATCTGAAATTGGTGTGGTAGATGTTGCGCCAGAAGACGTAAAAGAACATGGTAGATTAGAACCAGGAAAAATGTTCTTGGTAGACATGAATGAAGGTAGAATTATTGAGGATGAAGAAATAAAAAGTAAAATTGTTTCTGAAAGACCTTACCAAGAATGGTTAGATAACTCTCGTTTACACTTAAAAGATGTTCCTTACAATGGCGAAACTTGCCCTATAGAATCTATTGATATAAAAACGCGCTTAAGTTTATTTAATTACACTTTTGAAGATATTCAAGAAGTAATTACTCCAATGGCAATTGTTGGTAAAGAAGCGCTAGGATCGATGGGAATTGACACACCTCTAGCTGTTTTATCAGACAGACCTCAATTAATTTCTAATTACTTTAAACAATTATTTGCCCAGGTTACAAACCCTCCTTTAGATGGAATTCGTGAAGAAATTGTAACAGATATCAGTTTAAATTTAGGAAAAGATAGAAATATTTTTAGCATTACAGACAGACAGTGTAGAAAACTAAGAATTCAAAACCCTGTTATCTCTAATGCAGATTTAGAAAAAATTAGAAATATAGATATTGAAAGCTTCAAAGCAGAAACTATTCAAATGCTATATCCAAAAGCACAAGGTTTAAACGGTTTAGAAGACGCTTTAGATGCTATTGTTGTTAAAATTGAAAAAGCATTAGACAAAAAGAATAACATTATTATTCTTTCCGATAGAGGTGTAAACAAAGAGCTTGCTCCTATACCTGCTTTATTAGCTTGTTCTTTTGTAAATCATCAATTAAATCGTTTACGTAAGCGTTCTCATTTCGATATTATTATTGAATCTGCAGAACCTCGTGAACCACATCATTTTGCAACTTTATTTGGTTATGGCGCAAGTGCCGTAAACCCATATATGGTTAACGAAATTATTAGAATGCAAGTTAAAGAAGGTTTCATTACTGGTATGGATGAACAAGGAGCGGTTGATAACTTCAACAAAGCTATTGGAAAAGGTATCTTAAAAGTAATGAACAAAATTGGTATCTCTACATTACATTCTTATAGAGGTTCTCAAATTTTCGAAATTGTAGGTTTTAACTCACAATTTGTACAAAAATACTTCCCTTATACTGCGTCAAGAATTGAAGGTATTGGCTTATATGAAGTTGAAAAAGAAATTGATCAACGCTACAAACAAGCATATCCAGAAAAACATATTGATAAAAACTTAGCGTTAAATGTTGGAGGAGATTATAGATGGAGAAGAAACGGAGAACGCCACTTATTTAATCCAACGACAGTTGCAAAATTACAACAAGCAGTAAGATTAAGTGATCAAAAAAGTTACGATGTTTATGCTAAAACTATAAACGAACAATCAGAAAGCTTAATGACCATCCGTGGTTTATTTCAGTTTGATAACCTAGATCCAATTCCATTAGAAGAAGTAGAAGACTGGACAGAAATTGTAAAGCGTTTTAAAACAGGTGCAATGTCTTATGGATCTATCTCTAGAGAAGCACATGAAAATTTAGCGATTGCCATGAATAGAATTGGAGGAAAATCTAATTCTGGTGAAGGTGGTGAAGACAGAAAACGTTTTCAAAAAGATATTAATGGAGACAGTAGAAACTCTGCCATTAAACAAGTAGCATCTGGTAGATTTGGAGTAACTTCTCATTACCTATCAAGCGCAAAAGAAATACAAATTAAAATGGCTCAAGGAGCCAAACCTGGTGAAGGTGGTCAATTACCTGGTGCAAAGGTTTTACCTTGGATAGCAGCAGCAAGAAACTCAACTCCTTTTGTTGGATTGATTTCCCCTCCTCCACATCACGATATTTATTCAATTGAAGATTTAGCACAATTAATCTACGATTTAAAAAACGCAAACAGAGAAGCTAGAATTAATGTAAAATTAGTTTCTGAAGTTGGTGTAGGTACAATTGCTGCTGGTGTTGCTAAAGCAAAAGCAGATGTTGTTTTAATATCTGGTTATGATGGTGGTACAGGAGCCTCTCCTCTTACATCATTAAAGCACGCAGGCTTACCCTGGGAACTTGGCTTAGCCGAAGCTCAGCAAACTTTGGTAATGAATGATTTAAGAAGTAGAATTGTTGTAGAATGTGATGGTCAATTAAAAACTGGTCGTGATGTTGCTATTGCAGCTTTATTGGGTGCAGAAGAATTTGGTTTCGCAACCGCTCCTTTAGTAGCTTCTGGTTGTATTATGATGCGTAAGTGTCACTTAAATACATGTCCGGTTGGTATTGCAACTCAAGATAAAGAGTTGCGTAAAAACTTTAAAGGAACACCAGAACACGTAATTAATTTCTTCTTTTATATTGCTGAAGAATTAAGAGGAATTATGGCACAACTTGGTTTTAGAACCTTAGCAGAAATGGTTGGTCAAACTCATAAAATTAATGCAAATCATGCTATTAAACATTACAAAGCAAAAGGGTTAGATTTATCTAGTATTTTACACAGACCAACTGCCTACAGAAGCATGATTGTTAAAAATACAGAAAAACAAGACCATAATTTAGAAGGAGTTTTAGACTTTACTATATTAAAAGATTCTCACAGAGCTTTATATAGAAAAGAAAAAATGAACTTAGCATATCCAATCAAAAATACAAACCGTACTGTTGGAGCTATTGTGAGTAATGAAATTTCTAAAATTTACGGACACTTAGGTTTACCAGAAGACACGCTAAACATTAACTTTACAGGTTCTGCAGGTCAAAGTTTTGGCGCATTTGCTGCACACGGACTAACATTTATTTTAGATGGTAATACTAATGATTATTTAGGTAAAGGCTTATCTGGCGCAAAATTGATTGTTAAAAAACCAGCGAAAGCAGACTTCTTAGCAGAAAACAACATCATTGTTGGTAACGTTTGTATGTTTGGTGCCGTAGCCGGTGAAGCATATATAAACGGAATTGCTGGTGAGCGTTTTGCAGTTCGTAACTCTGGTGCAACAGCAGTTGTAGAAGGTGTTGGAGATCACTGTTGTGAATACATGACAGGTGGAAAAGTAGTAGTATTAGGTAGAACAGGAAGAAATTTTGCCGCAGGTATGAGTGGTGGTATTGCTTATGTATACGACCCAGAAAACAAATTTATAAACGGACTCTGTAATACTGAAACTATAGAATTCGAAGATATTTCTGAAGAAGTTGCTGCAGAATTAAAAGCATCTATAGAAAAACACGTTTTATACACTAATAGTAGCAGAGGTGCTGCATTGTTAGCAGATTGGGATACAAGTTTAAAAAACTTTGTAAAAGTAATGCCAACTGAATACAAAAAAGCTTTAAAGCGTTTAGAAACAGAAGAACCAATGTTCGAAGAACTAACAATAGCATAA
- the odhB gene encoding 2-oxoglutarate dehydrogenase complex dihydrolipoyllysine-residue succinyltransferase — MSVLEMKVPSPGESITEVEIATWLVEDGDYVEKDQPIAEVDSDKATLELPAEESGIITLKAEEGDAVAVGAVVCLIDTSAAKPEGDTPAKTEAPKEEKKVEVKEAPKAATYATGTASPAAKKVLAEKGIAPSTVKGSGKDGRITKDDAVKAVPSMGTQPANGSRGTERKKMSMLRRKVAERLVAVKSETAMLTTFNEVNMQPIFDLRTEYKEAFKARHGVGLGFMSFFTLAVVRALKLFPDVNSMIDGDYQIKNDFQDISIAVSGPKGLMVPVIRNAENLSFRGVESEVKRLAIRARDGQITIDEMTGGTFTITNGGVFGSMLSTPILNPPQSGILGMHNIVNRPMAVNGGIVIQPIMYVALSYDHRIVDGRESVGFLVAVKEALENPIELLMDNNPSKALEM, encoded by the coding sequence ATGAGTGTTTTAGAAATGAAAGTTCCTTCTCCGGGAGAATCAATTACAGAAGTAGAAATTGCAACTTGGTTAGTTGAAGATGGTGATTACGTAGAAAAAGATCAACCTATTGCAGAAGTAGATTCTGACAAGGCAACCTTAGAATTGCCTGCTGAAGAAAGTGGAATTATTACTTTAAAAGCAGAGGAAGGCGATGCTGTAGCAGTTGGTGCAGTAGTTTGCTTAATTGATACAAGCGCAGCAAAACCAGAAGGAGATACACCTGCAAAAACAGAAGCCCCAAAAGAAGAAAAGAAAGTTGAAGTAAAAGAAGCGCCAAAAGCTGCTACTTATGCAACCGGAACAGCTTCTCCTGCGGCCAAAAAAGTTTTAGCTGAGAAAGGAATTGCTCCTTCTACTGTAAAAGGTAGTGGAAAAGATGGTAGAATTACCAAAGACGATGCTGTAAAAGCAGTACCTTCTATGGGAACTCAACCTGCAAATGGGTCTAGAGGAACAGAGCGCAAAAAAATGTCTATGTTACGTAGAAAAGTTGCGGAACGTTTAGTAGCTGTAAAAAGCGAAACGGCTATGTTAACTACTTTTAACGAAGTAAACATGCAACCAATTTTTGATTTACGTACAGAGTATAAAGAAGCTTTTAAAGCAAGACACGGAGTTGGATTAGGCTTTATGTCTTTCTTTACTTTAGCAGTTGTTAGAGCTTTAAAATTATTCCCTGATGTAAACTCTATGATTGATGGAGATTACCAAATAAAGAACGATTTTCAAGATATTTCTATTGCAGTATCCGGACCAAAAGGTTTAATGGTTCCTGTAATTAGAAATGCAGAAAACTTATCTTTTAGAGGAGTAGAAAGTGAAGTAAAACGTTTAGCAATTAGAGCAAGAGATGGTCAAATTACTATTGATGAAATGACTGGTGGAACATTTACAATTACCAATGGTGGTGTATTTGGTTCTATGTTGTCTACTCCTATTTTAAACCCTCCTCAGAGTGGAATTTTAGGAATGCACAACATTGTTAACAGACCAATGGCAGTAAATGGCGGAATTGTAATTCAACCAATTATGTATGTTGCTTTATCTTACGATCATAGAATTGTAGATGGTAGAGAATCTGTTGGTTTCTTAGTAGCCGTTAAAGAAGCTTTAGAAAACCCTATTGAATTATTGATGGATAACAATCCTTCAAAAGCTTTAGAAATGTAG
- a CDS encoding 2-oxoglutarate dehydrogenase E1 component: MDKFSFLNAAHTGFIADLYDKYLINPDAVEPSWRSFFQGYDLANENYSLKEEEEEVSSEIPQEVRKEFFVVDLINGYRTRGHLFTKTNPVRDRRQYSPTLDIENFGLSEIDLETEFSAGEVLGLGKATLSEIIKNLQRIYCNSIGVEYMYMRNPEKLKWWHERFNKNDNHPSYSIEAKKYILGKLNQAVTFESFLQTKYVGQKRFSLEGGETLIPGMSVILRDAAEIYGVKECVIGMAHRGRLNTLVNIFKKPVRDLFSEFEGKDFEDEDIDGDVKYHLGLTLSKTYRDGNEIKMNLVPNPSHLETVAAVAEGITRAKIDRKYDGDESKILPIIIHGDAAIAGQGIAYEVTQMAKLNGYKTGGTIHIVVNNQIGFTTNYLDARSSTYCTDVAKVTLSPVLHVNADDTEAVCHAMEMALEFRMKFKQDIFIDLLGYRKYGHNEGDEPRFTQPKLYKAISKHKNPKDIYAAQLLAEGTIDNSYLKEITTEFKQMLEREFDEAKKVEKSIVREFMQSTWEGFERQDLSAMLLTDDTKYDEVKLKEIAKVVSTVPEGANFVRKAERILAGRAKMAFETNKLDWGMAETLAYGTLMEEGYNVRISGQDVERGTFSHRHAILRDEITEERINLLNTNPNNKGQMTIYNSLLSEYGVLGFDYGYAMANPNCLTIWEAQFGDFSNGAQIMFDQYISAAEDKWKLQNGIVVLLPHGYEGQGSEHSSARIERYLQLCAIDNMTVANCTTPANFYHLLRRHMKRTYRKPLVVFTPKSLLRHPKAVSTIQELATNDFQEVIDDTINPKKVKKLVFCMGKFYYDLLEERENLDRDDIALVRIEQLFPLHLEKIQKVIDRYPNIEEYIWAQEEPRNMGAWSYMLERFELVKLTVRSRKYYAVPAAGSSTRFKKRHKAVIDSVFDTE, translated from the coding sequence ATGGATAAATTTTCGTTTTTAAACGCAGCACACACAGGCTTTATAGCTGATTTATATGATAAGTATTTAATAAACCCAGATGCCGTAGAACCAAGCTGGAGAAGCTTCTTTCAGGGATATGATTTAGCTAATGAGAATTATTCTTTAAAAGAGGAAGAAGAAGAAGTTTCATCAGAAATACCTCAAGAAGTTCGTAAAGAATTCTTTGTTGTAGATTTAATTAATGGCTACAGAACACGTGGTCACTTATTTACAAAAACAAATCCGGTTAGAGACAGAAGACAATATTCACCTACTTTAGATATCGAAAATTTTGGACTTTCCGAAATCGATTTAGAGACAGAGTTCTCTGCTGGTGAAGTTTTAGGCTTGGGTAAAGCAACACTTTCTGAAATTATAAAAAACTTACAACGTATTTATTGTAATTCTATTGGTGTAGAATACATGTATATGCGTAACCCTGAAAAATTAAAATGGTGGCATGAACGTTTTAACAAAAACGACAACCACCCAAGCTATTCTATAGAGGCTAAAAAATATATTTTAGGTAAATTAAACCAAGCAGTAACGTTTGAGAGTTTTTTACAAACTAAATACGTAGGTCAAAAACGCTTTTCTTTAGAAGGAGGAGAAACCTTAATTCCGGGAATGAGCGTTATCTTAAGAGATGCCGCGGAAATATACGGCGTAAAGGAATGTGTGATAGGAATGGCGCATAGAGGTCGTTTAAACACCTTAGTAAATATCTTTAAAAAACCTGTTAGAGATTTATTTAGTGAATTTGAAGGGAAAGATTTCGAAGATGAAGATATCGATGGAGATGTAAAATACCATTTAGGTTTAACTTTAAGTAAAACCTATAGAGATGGTAACGAAATTAAAATGAATCTAGTTCCTAATCCATCTCACTTAGAAACGGTAGCCGCCGTAGCAGAGGGAATTACAAGAGCTAAGATTGATAGAAAGTACGATGGTGATGAAAGTAAAATATTGCCAATTATAATTCACGGTGATGCTGCAATTGCAGGTCAAGGTATTGCGTATGAGGTAACTCAAATGGCAAAATTAAATGGTTATAAAACAGGTGGAACAATCCATATTGTTGTAAATAACCAAATTGGTTTTACAACCAATTATTTAGATGCACGTTCTAGTACATACTGTACAGATGTTGCAAAAGTAACTTTATCACCAGTATTACATGTGAATGCAGATGATACAGAAGCTGTTTGTCATGCAATGGAAATGGCATTAGAGTTTAGAATGAAGTTTAAACAAGATATTTTTATCGACTTATTAGGCTACAGAAAATATGGCCATAATGAAGGTGACGAACCTCGTTTTACACAACCAAAACTATATAAAGCAATCTCTAAACATAAAAATCCAAAAGATATTTATGCAGCACAATTGCTAGCTGAAGGTACAATAGATAATTCTTATTTAAAAGAAATTACTACTGAGTTTAAACAAATGCTTGAAAGAGAATTTGATGAAGCTAAAAAAGTAGAAAAATCTATTGTTAGAGAATTTATGCAATCTACCTGGGAAGGGTTTGAACGCCAAGATTTATCTGCAATGTTACTTACGGATGATACAAAATATGACGAAGTAAAATTAAAAGAAATTGCAAAAGTAGTTTCTACAGTTCCGGAAGGAGCAAACTTTGTTAGAAAAGCTGAACGTATTTTAGCTGGAAGAGCTAAAATGGCTTTTGAAACTAATAAATTAGACTGGGGAATGGCAGAAACGCTTGCCTACGGAACTTTAATGGAAGAAGGATATAACGTAAGAATTTCTGGACAAGATGTAGAAAGAGGTACATTTTCTCACAGACACGCTATCTTACGTGATGAAATTACAGAAGAACGTATCAACTTACTAAATACAAACCCAAATAATAAAGGACAGATGACGATTTACAACTCGTTATTATCTGAATACGGTGTGCTTGGTTTTGATTATGGTTATGCCATGGCTAACCCAAACTGCTTAACTATCTGGGAAGCGCAGTTTGGAGATTTCTCTAATGGAGCACAAATAATGTTTGACCAGTATATTTCTGCTGCCGAAGATAAATGGAAATTACAAAACGGAATTGTTGTTTTATTACCTCATGGTTATGAAGGACAAGGTTCTGAACATTCATCAGCAAGGATAGAACGTTACTTACAATTATGTGCTATAGATAATATGACTGTTGCCAATTGTACAACTCCTGCAAATTTCTACCATTTATTACGTAGACACATGAAACGTACGTATAGAAAACCTTTAGTTGTATTTACACCTAAAAGTTTATTACGTCACCCAAAAGCAGTGAGTACTATTCAAGAATTGGCAACTAATGATTTTCAAGAGGTAATAGATGATACAATAAACCCTAAAAAAGTAAAGAAATTAGTTTTCTGTATGGGTAAATTCTATTATGATTTATTGGAAGAAAGAGAAAATTTAGATAGAGATGATATTGCTTTGGTAAGGATTGAGCAGTTGTTTCCTTTACATTTAGAGAAAATTCAGAAAGTAATTGATAGATACCCTAATATTGAAGAATATATTTGGGCACAAGAAGAACCTAGAAACATGGGAGCATGGAGTTATATGTTAGAACGTTTTGAGTTAGTCAAATTAACAGTTCGTTCTCGTAAATACTATGCAGTGCCTGCTGCTGGTTCTAGTACAAGATTTAAAAAACGTCATAAAGCTGTTATAGACAGTGTTTTTGATACTGAGTAA
- a CDS encoding glutamate synthase subunit beta, translating into MGKITGFKEFERQDETYTSVKDRVKNYKEFTVPLSEEEKTKQGSRCMDCGIPFCHSGCPLGNLIPDFNHMVHQGEWQKASWILHSTNNFPEFTGRLCPAPCEQACVLGIIEDPIAIENIEKNIVERAFKEGWIKPQPPKSRTGKTIAIVGSGPAGLATAQQLNRAGHTVTVFERDDEVGGLLRYGIPNFKMEKGVIDRRVAILKAEGIIFKTNVNVGVNYDVKDLKAFDSIVLCGGATERRSLPTPGIDADGVVQAMDFLTQQTKVVLGKEVKDQILATDKDVIVIGGGDTGSDCIGTSNRHGAKSVVNFEIMPKPPGHRSPTTPWPFWPLQLKTSSSHKEGVERNWLINTKEFVKDENGKLIALKTINVEWKMVPGERPQLIEIAGTEKTWPCNLALLALGFTGPESTLADKLGLEKDGRSNYKAAYGKYQTNVKNIFTAGDMRRGQSLIVWAISEGREAARQVDLFLMGKTELPTKDVSGDLVAM; encoded by the coding sequence ATGGGAAAAATAACAGGATTTAAAGAATTTGAAAGACAAGATGAAACATATACTTCTGTAAAAGATCGTGTAAAAAATTATAAAGAATTTACAGTTCCTCTTTCAGAAGAAGAAAAAACAAAACAGGGTTCACGTTGTATGGATTGTGGTATTCCTTTTTGTCACAGTGGTTGCCCATTAGGAAATCTAATTCCAGATTTCAATCACATGGTACATCAAGGTGAATGGCAAAAAGCATCATGGATACTACATTCTACAAATAATTTTCCAGAATTTACAGGTCGCTTATGCCCTGCTCCATGCGAACAAGCATGTGTATTAGGTATTATAGAAGACCCTATTGCTATTGAAAATATTGAAAAAAACATTGTAGAACGTGCTTTTAAAGAAGGCTGGATAAAACCACAACCTCCAAAAAGTAGAACTGGAAAAACGATTGCCATTGTTGGTTCTGGACCAGCTGGTTTAGCAACAGCTCAACAATTAAACAGAGCCGGTCATACCGTTACTGTATTTGAAAGAGATGATGAAGTTGGTGGTTTATTACGTTACGGAATTCCTAATTTTAAAATGGAAAAAGGAGTTATCGATAGAAGAGTTGCCATCCTAAAAGCTGAAGGAATTATTTTTAAAACAAACGTAAATGTTGGGGTTAATTATGATGTAAAAGACCTTAAAGCTTTTGATAGTATTGTTCTTTGTGGAGGAGCAACAGAAAGACGTAGCTTACCAACACCTGGTATTGATGCCGATGGTGTTGTACAAGCAATGGATTTCTTAACACAACAAACAAAAGTAGTACTTGGTAAAGAAGTAAAAGACCAAATATTAGCTACCGATAAAGATGTTATTGTAATTGGTGGTGGAGATACAGGTTCAGATTGTATTGGTACTTCAAACAGACACGGAGCAAAATCTGTGGTAAACTTTGAAATTATGCCAAAACCTCCAGGACACCGTTCCCCAACAACTCCATGGCCTTTCTGGCCTTTACAATTAAAAACCTCTTCTTCTCATAAAGAAGGTGTAGAACGTAATTGGCTAATTAACACCAAAGAATTTGTTAAAGACGAAAACGGGAAATTAATTGCTTTAAAAACAATTAATGTAGAATGGAAAATGGTACCAGGAGAAAGACCTCAATTAATTGAAATAGCAGGTACAGAAAAAACTTGGCCATGTAATTTAGCTTTATTAGCTTTAGGTTTTACAGGACCAGAAAGCACTTTAGCAGACAAATTAGGTCTAGAGAAAGATGGACGATCTAACTACAAAGCAGCATACGGTAAATATCAAACCAATGTGAAAAACATCTTTACTGCCGGAGATATGCGTCGTGGACAATCTTTAATTGTTTGGGCAATATCAGAAGGTAGAGAAGCTGCAAGACAAGTAGATTTATTTTTAATGGGTAAAACAGAATTACCTACAAAAGATGTTTCTGGCGATTTAGTTGCCATGTAA